The DNA sequence TATAGCAATAATACTAGCAAGTACCATACCTTTTAATGCTATTCCAAATATATTTACTGTAAGTCCACTAAGCCCTGTTACAAATACAACAGAAGTTAGTATTAAATTACTTGATTTATTGTAATCAACTTTCTTTTCAACTAATAGTCTTAATCCAGAAGTCCCTATCATACCGTATAGAAGGAATGTAACTCCACCTATAACATTACCTGGTATAGAGTTGATAATTGCGGCAAATGGGCCTATAAATGCCATTATAATCGATATTATGGCTGCTCCTGCTATAACTCTAACACTATATACCTTAGTTATAGCCATAACTCCTATATTTTCTCCATAAGTAGTTGTTGGAACTCCACCAACCAAACCTGATAACATAGTTGAAAAATTATCTGCAAATAATGTTTTTTCTAAACCTGGATCTTTTAATAAGTCTTTACCAACTATGTTACTTGTAACTGCTTGGTGGCTAATGTGTTCTGAAAGTATTACTAGAATTACTGGTAATATAGTTAAGATTGGAATTAATGAAAATTTAGCCATTTGAAATTTTGGTATAGTTAATATTGAAGCATTTATTATACTAGTTAAATCAACCATTCCAAAATAAATAGATGCTATATAACCTATTATCATAGATATTAGTATAGGTATAGTTGAGAAAAATTTTCTAAATAAGACTGAACCTAATATTGCAGTTCCTAAAGTAAGTCCAAATACTATTTGTCCTTCATAACTAGTAAGGTCTGCACCAATTTTACCTGGTGTAATAGTTATAAATGCTAATTCAAACCCTATAAGTGATACTACTGCACCCATAGCAGCAGGTGGTAGTATAATGTCAATGAAATTAGTTCCGAATTTTTTAACAACAAATGAGAATAGGCAACCAACAAAACCTACAGCAACAAATCCACCTAATGCATAACTATAACCATAATTAGA is a window from the Oceanivirga salmonicida genome containing:
- the uraA gene encoding uracil permease; the encoded protein is MKEKKIIGIDEKVALSLLIPLSLQHTFAMFGASVLVPIIFGIDPSIVLLMNGLGTLLFIAITKAKAPAYLGSSFAFLAPASLIISNSNYGYSYALGGFVAVGFVGCLFSFVVKKFGTNFIDIILPPAAMGAVVSLIGFELAFITITPGKIGADLTSYEGQIVFGLTLGTAILGSVLFRKFFSTIPILISMIIGYIASIYFGMVDLTSIINASILTIPKFQMAKFSLIPILTILPVILVILSEHISHQAVTSNIVGKDLLKDPGLEKTLFADNFSTMLSGLVGGVPTTTYGENIGVMAITKVYSVRVIAGAAIISIIMAFIGPFAAIINSIPGNVIGGVTFLLYGMIGTSGLRLLVEKKVDYNKSSNLILTSVVFVTGLSGLTVNIFGIALKGMVLASIIAILISILFYMFDKFSLLND